One genomic segment of Misgurnus anguillicaudatus chromosome 23, ASM2758022v2, whole genome shotgun sequence includes these proteins:
- the LOC129453646 gene encoding uncharacterized protein, with amino-acid sequence MNPESTGQRVKLSCDSSCPKTSENNYRWYKNGQHLRFGQSISVSSSENTDSYFCSEEYFSVPSSSVCLSNSGCWGVTYTSRRVCALVGSTVNIHSSYSHPTGYTVEKTYWNYRRFGAFRDLREVSQFSGRVEFVGNTLRIKDVNTVDTGNYQFRFITNTSDVVSGYPGVYLTVTDTRVRSSPDPVIDGEKVILSCSTSCPLDSKHTYIWYKNGQQVTDGLTLLNKLYLDSINSEELQEYSCTVRDTMDKTNT; translated from the exons ATGAATCCTGAATCTACAGGACAGCGAGTAAAACTGAGCTGTGATTCCTCCTGCCCAAAAACATCTGAAAATAATTACCGCTGGTACAAGAATGGACAACATTTAAGATTTGGCCAAAGCATATCTGTATCATCCAGTGAAAACACTGACAGTTATTTCTGCTCTGAGGAGTATTTTTCAGTTCCctcttcatctgtgt gtctttctaacagtggatgttggggtgtgacttacacctctagaagagtttgtgctttagtgggatcaacagtaaatattcactcttcatactcacatcccactggatATACAGTAGAGAAAACATACTGGAATTACCGTCGTTTTGGGGCATTCAGAGATCTGCGTGAGGTTTCTCAGTTTTCTGGTCGTGTGGAGTTTGTGGGAAACACACTGAGAATCAAAGACGTCAACACGGTTGACACTGGAAATTATCAGTTCAGGTTCATCACTAACACATCAGATGTAGTTTCTGGTTATCCTGGAGTCTATCTTACTGTTACAG ATACACGAGTGAGAAGCAGCCCAGACCctgtgatagatggagaaaaagtgatattaagctgttcaaccagttgccctctggatagcaaacatacttacatctggtataagaatggacaacaggtaacagatggattgacattattaaacaagctgtacctggactcaatcaacagtgaggagctacaagagtattcctgtactgtaagag
- the LOC141359295 gene encoding uncharacterized protein, with amino-acid sequence MLMLVKEELEKMTDPQPCRIKDEDTEEQIEMMEVKEESQTEVDEKHQIVKINHNVSQKETLKTEDIKSENSSSEDERPADHNKTHSEEKPFTCQQCGKSFRRKAHLNAHMRIHTGEKPFTCHHCKKSFTTASNLKKHLRIHTGEKPYTCQECGKSFTFQTSLKVHMRIHTGEKPHLCHHCEKSFRTASKLKTHMMTHTGEKPYTCQQCGKSFSIERDLKIHARIHTGEKPFTCHECEKCFRRKSILTAHMTIHKGEKPYACFQCEWCFSMECQLKRHMMIHSEKKPHACLQCEKSFIQKRGLEAHMRSHTGEKPYICSQCEKSFSLKFHLKRHMMIHSEKKPHACLQCEKSFIEKRGLVIHMRSHTGEKPYICLQCEKSFTSEGNLKTHVKIHTR; translated from the exons atgttgatgctggtgaaagaggagcttgagaagatgacagatccacaaccatgcagaataaaggatgaagatactgaggaacaaatag AAATGATGGAAGTGAAAGAGGAGAGTCAAACTGAAGTGGATGAGAAACAtcagattgtaaaaataaaccataatgtttcacagaaagaaactctgaaGACAGAAGACATAAAGTCTGAAAATAGTTCCAGTGAAGATGAACGCCCTGCAGATCACAACAAGACTCACAGTGAGgagaaacctttcacatgtcaacagtgtggcaAGAGTTTCAGAAGAAAAGCTCACCTTAACGCacacatgaggattcacactggagagaaaccattcaCATGCCATCACTGtaaaaagagttttacaactgCATCTAACCTTAAGAAACAtttgagaattcacactggagagaaaccttacacttgtcaagagtgtggaaagagtttcacctTTCAAACAAGCCTTAAAGTacacatgaggattcacaccggagagaaaccacATCTGTGCCATcactgtgaaaagagttttagaACAGCAAGTAAACTTAAGACACACATGATgactcacactggagagaaaccttacacttgtcaacagtgtggaaagagtttctctATTGAAAGAGACCTTAAGATACACgcaagaattcacactggagagaaaccgttcACATGCCATGAGTGTGAAAAATGTTTCAGAAGGAAGAGTATTCTTACAGCACACATGACAATTCACAAAGGAGAGAAACCATATGCGTGTTTTCAGTGTGAATGGTGTTTCAGTATGGAGTGTCAACTTAAGAGACACATGATGATTCACAGCGAAAAGAAACCTCACgcatgtcttcagtgtgaaaagagtttcataCAAAAACGTGGACTTGAGGCTCACATGAGaagtcacactggagagaaaccttacatatgctctcagtgtgaaaagagtttcagtTTAAAGTTTCACCTTAAGAGACACATGATGATTCACAGTGAAAAGAAACCTCATgcatgtcttcagtgtgaaaagagtttcataGAAAAACGTGG